One part of the Clostridium thermosuccinogenes genome encodes these proteins:
- a CDS encoding ArdC-like ssDNA-binding domain-containing protein produces MGSFDDLFQHGNEQPVTRNSKPFDKEAWKKQKQEQREMVYSMIENTVEDVARDGVKFQSYLDVQSRFDHYSVANALLILAQKPDATRIADFDTWKEQGAYIRKKETGFYILEPGDEYRCDDGTVGISYNLKKMFDISQTGNSRKRETPTYPDDRTRIKALMDHAPVPICISDILPEGTNALYQPDTREIQIRKGMDAGSIFRALSQELAHAEMDTGDGRYRRTDHTFHAYCVSYILCKQYGVDTSGYSFDRTPQVLDGMSAKEIRAELSVIRETAGEISGRMKRMIAQYRQQKRQEPEH; encoded by the coding sequence ATGGGAAGCTTTGATGATCTTTTCCAGCATGGAAATGAACAGCCTGTAACCCGGAATAGCAAGCCCTTTGATAAAGAGGCATGGAAAAAACAGAAACAGGAACAGCGGGAAATGGTATATTCCATGATCGAAAATACAGTGGAAGATGTGGCACGGGATGGTGTGAAATTTCAAAGCTACCTGGATGTGCAAAGCCGTTTTGACCACTATAGCGTGGCAAATGCTCTTTTAATTCTTGCACAAAAGCCTGATGCTACCCGCATTGCGGATTTTGACACATGGAAGGAACAAGGTGCCTACATTCGCAAGAAGGAAACCGGCTTTTACATTTTAGAGCCCGGTGATGAATATCGGTGTGACGATGGTACTGTCGGTATCAGCTATAACCTGAAAAAGATGTTTGACATTTCACAGACTGGAAACAGCCGCAAACGGGAAACACCTACCTATCCCGACGACCGCACCCGCATCAAGGCGTTGATGGATCATGCACCTGTGCCCATTTGTATCAGTGATATACTGCCGGAGGGTACAAATGCCCTGTACCAGCCGGATACACGTGAAATCCAGATCAGAAAAGGCATGGATGCGGGCAGTATTTTCCGAGCCCTTTCCCAGGAACTTGCCCATGCAGAAATGGATACTGGTGATGGCAGGTACCGCCGAACAGATCACACCTTTCACGCTTATTGCGTGTCCTATATACTCTGCAAACAATATGGAGTGGATACGAGCGGTTACAGCTTCGATCGTACTCCCCAGGTGCTGGATGGAATGAGTGCGAAAGAAATTCGAGCCGAGCTCTCGGTAATAAGGGAAACTGCAGGTGAAATTTCCGGCAGAATGAAACGGATGATTGCGCAGTATCGGCAGCAAAAACGGCAGGAGCCGGAACATTAG